In Alphaproteobacteria bacterium US3C007, one genomic interval encodes:
- a CDS encoding MBL fold metallo-hydrolase, with amino-acid sequence MQNYPIDMSMKPDVEAFFDAVTNTISYVISDPKTKACAVVDSVMDIDYASGRITHDHADRIVDHITSNQLTLEWIIETHVHADHLSGAPYLQEKLGGKIGISARIMEVQETFGKIFNEGTDFQRDGSQFDALFQDGDRYKVGEVDAFVMATPGHTPACMVHVMGNAAFAGDTIFMPDGGSARADFPGGDAGELYDSIQKVLTLPDDMRLYMCHDYGPNGRDIAWETTVADEKAHNVHVGGDVGREAFVKLRSERDATLAMPKLIIPSLQVNMRAGEVPEDVDGRPVLKVPVNQL; translated from the coding sequence ATGCAAAACTATCCCATTGATATGTCGATGAAGCCAGACGTCGAAGCCTTCTTTGACGCAGTCACTAACACGATTAGTTATGTCATCTCTGATCCGAAAACCAAGGCCTGCGCGGTCGTGGATTCCGTGATGGATATTGATTACGCATCCGGTCGCATCACCCATGATCATGCGGATCGCATTGTGGATCATATCACATCAAACCAACTGACTTTGGAATGGATCATCGAAACCCATGTCCATGCCGACCATCTGTCGGGCGCTCCGTATCTGCAAGAAAAGCTGGGCGGTAAAATAGGCATCAGCGCGCGGATCATGGAAGTCCAAGAGACGTTTGGAAAAATCTTCAACGAAGGTACAGATTTCCAACGGGACGGGTCTCAATTTGATGCGCTTTTCCAAGACGGCGATCGCTACAAAGTCGGCGAGGTTGACGCCTTTGTAATGGCCACGCCAGGACATACGCCAGCGTGCATGGTGCATGTAATGGGGAATGCGGCTTTTGCGGGTGACACCATTTTCATGCCTGACGGGGGGTCTGCGCGCGCTGATTTTCCAGGTGGGGACGCAGGTGAACTTTACGATTCAATTCAGAAAGTCTTAACCCTGCCAGACGACATGCGGTTGTACATGTGTCATGACTACGGACCAAACGGCCGTGACATTGCGTGGGAAACAACCGTCGCCGACGAGAAGGCCCATAACGTCCATGTCGGTGGAGACGTGGGTCGTGAGGCGTTCGTCAAACTGCGCTCCGAGCGTGATGCAACGCTGGCAATGCCCAAGCTGATCATCCCGTCATTGCAGGTCAATATGCGTGCTGGCGAAGTGCCTGAAGACGTAGATGGCAGACCTGTGTTGAAGGTGCCTGTTAACCAACTTTGA
- a CDS encoding YeeE/YedE thiosulfate transporter family protein, translated as METEFTPFASLLGGGIIGLSAVVLLATQGRIAGISGIVSRILPPSVDKAGLPQGIIFLIGLLLAAPLWFVLTGAAPVQMVSSNGLLLVIAGLLVGFGAVMGNGCTSGHGVCGISRGSARSIAATMTFMATAAVTVFVLRHVLGG; from the coding sequence ATGGAAACTGAATTTACCCCCTTTGCTTCATTGCTCGGTGGCGGGATCATTGGTCTATCGGCCGTTGTGCTATTGGCCACTCAAGGACGGATAGCAGGTATTAGTGGCATCGTGTCACGCATATTGCCGCCATCAGTCGATAAAGCCGGACTGCCACAAGGGATCATATTTCTGATTGGTCTGCTGCTCGCGGCACCGCTTTGGTTTGTCTTAACTGGAGCTGCGCCTGTTCAAATGGTTTCAAGCAATGGGTTGCTATTAGTCATCGCTGGTTTGCTGGTCGGGTTTGGTGCGGTCATGGGGAATGGTTGCACAAGCGGTCATGGCGTATGCGGTATCTCGCGCGGATCAGCGCGGTCGATTGCTGCAACCATGACATTTATGGCCACTGCCGCTGTGACTGTTTTTGTTTTGCGACATGTCCTGGGGGGCTAA
- a CDS encoding FAD-dependent oxidoreductase, with protein MSDPLLLPFQLGAMTLKNRIVSTCHAPALAEDGMPKERYQRYHLEKAKGGIGMTMIGGSSCVSPDSPSVFGQLDVSSDRVIPYFREFAERIHKEDCRIVCQISHLGRRTTWNDGDWLPVIAPSRVREPAHRGFPKVMDHADIKRVIGDYVAAARRMRDAGLDGVEILQNAHLPGQFLSPDTNLRDDEYGGDLIGRMRFLRELYEKVKEELGTDFVIGARVEMESKLAEGLQKEEALEALKIIEADGTIDYFNLNVGRSDTEYMLANYPVPAMFKELAPFLQLAGTFKAELKTPTIHAARISDLATARYAIQEKLVDLVGMTRAHIADPHLVNKLKEGRAEEIRPCVGAGYCIDRIYNEGEMLCIHNVATTRERSIPHITPRSSGTAKKVVVVGGGPAGLEAARVSALRGHNVTLIEASSELGGQVRLAAKSQVRKDLIGIVDWLSSEVMRLGVDIHWQQFADHEMIEALNPDIVVVATGGVPDIEHIKGGELAHSTWDVLSGEALKIASGEEMVLVYDDHGQHQAASTVVELAKRGFKVRLVTPDRHAVHEMGASNFPMYIKAFHDHQVEVTPDFRLNSISREGNGVLAEFNSDYGDHPYKLKADYIVIEHGTLPNDELYYEMVANAANHGVVDIPALIAGEAQPSMSNGGGHNLFRVGDAVASRNIHASILDSRRLCQTF; from the coding sequence ATGTCAGACCCGCTTTTATTGCCGTTTCAATTGGGGGCGATGACTCTTAAAAATCGTATTGTCAGCACGTGCCACGCGCCTGCATTAGCAGAGGATGGTATGCCAAAAGAGCGATATCAACGTTACCATTTGGAAAAAGCCAAAGGCGGGATTGGGATGACGATGATAGGTGGTTCATCTTGTGTGAGCCCAGACTCACCTTCTGTCTTCGGTCAGTTAGATGTGTCGTCTGATCGGGTGATTCCTTATTTTAGAGAATTTGCTGAACGCATCCACAAAGAAGATTGCCGTATTGTATGCCAAATTTCGCATTTGGGACGCCGAACAACGTGGAATGACGGCGATTGGTTGCCGGTGATTGCACCTTCACGCGTGCGTGAACCTGCCCATCGAGGGTTTCCGAAAGTGATGGACCATGCTGACATCAAACGCGTTATTGGTGATTATGTTGCCGCCGCGCGCCGTATGCGTGACGCAGGGCTTGATGGTGTTGAGATTTTGCAAAACGCGCATTTACCCGGGCAGTTTCTGTCGCCTGATACAAACCTGCGTGATGATGAATATGGCGGGGATTTAATAGGACGGATGCGTTTTCTGCGTGAGCTTTATGAGAAGGTTAAAGAAGAATTAGGCACTGATTTTGTGATTGGCGCGCGGGTTGAAATGGAAAGTAAGCTGGCAGAAGGTTTGCAAAAAGAAGAAGCGTTAGAAGCCCTGAAGATTATTGAAGCAGACGGTACGATTGATTATTTCAATCTAAATGTAGGGAGGTCAGATACGGAATATATGCTGGCAAATTATCCTGTACCTGCAATGTTTAAAGAGTTGGCTCCATTTTTACAATTGGCGGGGACGTTTAAGGCTGAGCTGAAAACCCCAACCATCCATGCGGCACGCATCTCTGACCTTGCAACCGCGCGATATGCCATCCAAGAAAAGCTGGTTGATTTGGTGGGCATGACGCGGGCGCATATTGCTGACCCGCATTTGGTCAATAAACTGAAAGAGGGCCGCGCCGAAGAAATCCGACCTTGTGTGGGGGCAGGATATTGTATTGACCGTATCTATAATGAAGGTGAGATGTTGTGCATCCACAATGTTGCGACAACTCGAGAACGAAGTATTCCACATATCACTCCACGATCTAGCGGCACAGCAAAAAAGGTTGTGGTTGTCGGTGGCGGGCCTGCAGGGTTAGAAGCGGCTCGTGTCTCCGCCTTGCGAGGGCATAACGTGACGTTGATCGAGGCGTCTTCTGAATTAGGAGGACAAGTTCGCCTTGCTGCAAAAAGCCAGGTGCGTAAAGACCTGATCGGCATTGTTGATTGGCTGAGCAGTGAGGTAATGAGGCTGGGGGTTGATATCCATTGGCAACAATTTGCAGATCATGAGATGATCGAAGCCCTCAACCCTGATATTGTGGTGGTAGCAACGGGTGGTGTGCCTGATATTGAGCATATTAAGGGTGGTGAACTGGCGCACTCAACATGGGATGTGCTGTCAGGGGAGGCGCTCAAGATAGCTTCGGGTGAAGAGATGGTTTTGGTTTATGATGACCACGGACAGCATCAAGCTGCATCAACAGTAGTTGAGCTGGCAAAGCGCGGGTTTAAAGTGCGGCTGGTAACGCCCGACCGCCATGCGGTTCATGAAATGGGGGCATCAAACTTCCCAATGTATATTAAAGCGTTTCATGACCATCAGGTTGAGGTGACGCCTGATTTCAGGTTGAACAGTATCAGCCGTGAAGGTAACGGAGTACTAGCTGAATTTAACTCTGATTACGGCGACCATCCCTATAAATTAAAGGCAGATTATATTGTGATCGAACACGGCACATTGCCGAATGACGAGCTTTACTATGAGATGGTGGCCAACGCGGCAAACCATGGAGTAGTTGATATTCCGGCCTTGATCGCAGGTGAGGCGCAACCGAGCATGTCTAATGGCGGAGGTCATAACCTGTTTAGGGTTGGGGATGCGGTGGCGAGCCGAAATATCCATGCTAGTATTTTGGATTCTAGACGTCTTTGCCAAACCTTTTAA
- a CDS encoding YeeE/YedE family protein — protein sequence MRIFSTLFAGLLFGMGLILSGMANPAKVQNFLDLFGTWDPSLAFVMGGAIMVTMPGFWLVQKRKTPLFHDVFHLPTRTDFDARLVVGAATFGIGWGLGGFCPGPALTSLLLAASGTLFFVPAMLVGIVIAKYTAAPLPKTLAV from the coding sequence ATGCGTATATTCAGCACACTCTTTGCAGGTCTTTTGTTTGGGATGGGACTTATTTTGTCTGGAATGGCGAACCCCGCAAAAGTTCAGAACTTCCTTGATCTGTTTGGCACATGGGATCCCAGCCTTGCTTTCGTGATGGGGGGGGCAATCATGGTGACGATGCCTGGGTTCTGGCTGGTTCAGAAACGTAAAACGCCACTGTTCCATGACGTGTTTCATCTGCCAACGCGCACTGATTTCGATGCAAGGCTTGTAGTTGGCGCCGCCACCTTTGGCATCGGATGGGGCTTGGGTGGCTTTTGCCCAGGTCCGGCATTGACGTCATTGCTATTGGCCGCCAGCGGCACGCTCTTCTTCGTTCCAGCCATGCTGGTAGGAATAGTGATTGCAAAATATACCGCAGCGCCGCTTCCGAAAACCCTTGCTGTTTGA
- a CDS encoding TIGR01244 family sulfur transferase: MQITQLDAQTYVGPQISIANLNDLKGLNVKTVVVARPEGETADQTAISEVRDAADALGITVHQIPVVPGNIADADVRAFRAIASEATHPVFACCRSGMRATSLWALSAAEQGQSPDEILRMAKAAGFDLTPLLARLSVNAA, translated from the coding sequence ATGCAAATCACACAACTTGATGCCCAGACATATGTTGGGCCACAAATTTCTATTGCCAACTTGAACGACCTGAAGGGGTTGAACGTCAAGACTGTCGTCGTGGCGCGCCCCGAGGGAGAGACCGCTGATCAGACTGCTATATCCGAAGTGCGCGACGCCGCGGATGCTTTGGGCATCACCGTTCACCAGATCCCTGTCGTTCCAGGGAATATTGCGGATGCAGATGTACGGGCATTTCGTGCTATCGCATCAGAGGCGACTCATCCAGTTTTTGCCTGCTGCCGTAGTGGTATGCGCGCGACCTCACTTTGGGCGTTAAGCGCCGCTGAGCAAGGGCAATCGCCTGACGAAATCTTACGCATGGCGAAAGCTGCGGGCTTTGATCTTACTCCTTTGCTGGCTCGGCTCTCAGTAAACGCGGCATAA
- a CDS encoding metalloregulator ArsR/SmtB family transcription factor, whose product MLDISALEPKIAEAAKLMEMLSQPVRLRLMCILLDGEQSVLSLADSAGLSQPAMSHHLKKLRDADLVETKRDGQTIYYSVKGVEVAEVITVLHRLYCPK is encoded by the coding sequence ATGTTGGACATCAGCGCGCTCGAACCAAAAATAGCAGAAGCTGCCAAACTGATGGAAATGCTGTCGCAACCAGTGCGCCTGCGCCTGATGTGTATTTTGTTAGATGGCGAACAAAGCGTGCTGAGCCTTGCCGACAGTGCAGGTCTTTCGCAGCCGGCAATGTCCCATCATCTTAAAAAGCTTAGGGATGCTGACCTGGTGGAAACCAAACGCGACGGTCAGACCATCTATTACTCGGTGAAGGGTGTTGAAGTCGCGGAAGTCATCACAGTTTTGCATCGCCTCTACTGCCCAAAATAG
- the sulP gene encoding sulfate permease — protein MNTTQLAKYLPILDWGRTYDRSTLTNDLVAALIVTIMLIPQSLAYALLAGLPPEMGLYASMLPIILYAIFGTSRALAVGPVAVVSLLTVAAVSKIAVPGTSEYIAAAITLAFLSGLILLALGVFRLGFLANFLSHPVIAGFITATGIIIAASQLKNILGIDANGHTLPDLIRSLAHNLSQVNWVTAVIGVLATGFLFWVRKGLLPLLVGLGLAPRIASIVAKAGPVAAIVVTTLIVWFFGLAERGVQVVGDVPKGLPPLTMPSFSIDIWSNLIGAAVLISVIGFVESVSVAQTLAAKKRQLIDPDQELIGLGAANLGASFTGGFPVTGGFSRSVVNYDAGADTPAAGAYTAIGLAGASLFLTPLIFHLPKATLAATIIVAVLSLVDFSILKKTWRHSKADFAAVAATMSITLLMGVELGVTAGVAVSILIHLYKTSRPHMAIVGQVPNTEHYRNVLRHHVITDPKILTIRIDESLYFANTRFLEDRIYYEVAKQPEVQHVVLMCSAVNTIDVSALESLEAINERLKAGGVTFHFSEVKGPVMDQLSATGFLDVLSGEVFLSQHYAQTTLRVGSGL, from the coding sequence ATGAACACGACGCAACTGGCTAAATATCTGCCGATCCTTGACTGGGGTCGCACGTATGACCGCAGCACGCTGACCAATGATCTGGTGGCTGCACTGATCGTAACAATCATGTTGATCCCACAGTCGCTGGCATACGCTTTGCTTGCTGGGTTGCCGCCAGAAATGGGGCTTTATGCGTCGATGTTGCCGATCATTCTTTATGCGATTTTTGGAACCAGCCGTGCCTTGGCAGTGGGACCCGTTGCTGTCGTGTCGCTTCTAACGGTGGCGGCGGTCAGTAAAATCGCTGTGCCTGGGACATCTGAATATATTGCGGCGGCCATCACTTTAGCATTCCTTTCAGGTCTGATTTTACTTGCCCTCGGAGTGTTTCGCTTAGGCTTTTTGGCAAACTTTTTATCCCATCCCGTAATCGCGGGTTTTATAACGGCAACGGGTATCATCATCGCCGCGAGCCAGCTGAAGAACATCCTTGGGATTGATGCCAATGGACATACGTTACCTGATCTTATCAGATCGCTTGCGCATAACCTTTCACAGGTGAATTGGGTCACCGCAGTGATTGGTGTGCTGGCGACGGGTTTCCTCTTTTGGGTGCGCAAGGGATTGCTCCCCTTGCTTGTCGGTCTTGGGCTTGCCCCGCGCATTGCAAGTATCGTTGCAAAAGCCGGGCCTGTCGCCGCGATTGTGGTCACAACTTTGATCGTTTGGTTTTTCGGCCTTGCAGAGAGGGGTGTGCAGGTTGTGGGCGATGTACCCAAGGGCTTGCCGCCTCTTACCATGCCATCCTTTTCGATAGACATATGGTCCAATCTGATAGGCGCGGCGGTCTTGATCTCGGTTATCGGATTTGTTGAATCCGTTTCCGTTGCGCAAACGCTTGCAGCAAAAAAACGCCAACTTATCGATCCAGATCAAGAATTGATTGGATTGGGTGCCGCTAATTTGGGCGCGTCATTTACAGGCGGATTTCCTGTGACGGGGGGATTTTCGCGGTCTGTCGTGAACTATGATGCAGGCGCTGACACTCCTGCGGCGGGCGCATATACTGCGATCGGTCTTGCAGGCGCGTCGCTGTTTCTGACGCCCCTCATATTTCACCTCCCCAAAGCAACGCTTGCAGCAACGATCATTGTGGCTGTCCTGTCACTGGTTGATTTCTCGATCCTAAAAAAGACCTGGCGCCATTCAAAAGCAGATTTTGCAGCCGTCGCAGCAACGATGAGCATTACACTTTTGATGGGTGTTGAATTGGGCGTCACAGCAGGGGTCGCGGTTTCAATCCTTATTCATCTTTATAAAACATCACGTCCCCACATGGCCATTGTAGGTCAAGTGCCGAATACCGAGCACTACCGCAACGTTCTGCGTCATCATGTTATTACGGACCCAAAAATTCTAACCATACGCATCGATGAAAGCCTTTATTTTGCAAACACACGCTTCTTGGAAGATCGCATCTATTACGAAGTTGCCAAACAGCCGGAAGTACAACATGTCGTGCTGATGTGCTCTGCAGTGAACACGATTGACGTATCAGCACTGGAATCGCTTGAAGCAATCAATGAGCGCTTGAAGGCTGGCGGCGTCACGTTCCACTTTTCCGAAGTGAAGGGGCCAGTTATGGATCAGCTGAGCGCGACCGGATTTCTGGACGTATTGAGTGGCGAAGTCTTCCTAAGCCAACACTACGCTCAAACTACTTTACGGGTTGGATCAGGTCTTTGA